The proteins below are encoded in one region of Alistipes indistinctus YIT 12060:
- the kdsB gene encoding 3-deoxy-manno-octulosonate cytidylyltransferase, whose amino-acid sequence MKFLALIPARYASTRFPGKPLADLMGKPMIQHVYEKAHAVFDACYVATDDPRIEQAVLSFGGRVVMTSSEHPSGTDRCREALVEVERETGTAFDVVVNIQGDEPFVSREQLELIQQCFEDSGTDIATLVKPFGPQEDVFNPNSPKVVVSAQGYALYFSRSVIPYRRGVEPQQWQEGFKYLKHIGMYAYRTGVLHRITDLPRGVLEQCESLEQLRWLENGFKVKVAETLSESLAIDTPQDLEAARAFMVRNGGL is encoded by the coding sequence ATGAAATTTCTCGCCCTAATCCCTGCGCGTTACGCGTCGACACGCTTCCCCGGCAAGCCGCTGGCCGACCTGATGGGAAAACCGATGATTCAGCATGTGTATGAAAAGGCGCATGCCGTGTTCGATGCTTGCTATGTGGCGACGGACGATCCGCGCATTGAACAGGCCGTGCTTTCGTTCGGGGGCCGGGTGGTCATGACCTCTTCCGAACATCCCAGCGGTACGGACCGCTGCCGGGAAGCGCTGGTGGAAGTGGAGCGGGAGACTGGCACGGCATTCGATGTGGTTGTGAATATCCAGGGAGATGAACCGTTCGTCTCGCGTGAGCAATTGGAACTGATACAGCAATGCTTTGAGGACAGCGGTACCGATATTGCCACTTTGGTTAAGCCTTTTGGTCCGCAAGAGGATGTTTTTAATCCCAACTCTCCTAAAGTGGTGGTCTCGGCACAGGGTTATGCACTCTATTTCAGCCGTTCGGTTATCCCTTACCGGCGCGGTGTCGAGCCACAGCAATGGCAGGAAGGATTCAAATACCTGAAGCATATCGGGATGTATGCCTATCGCACCGGTGTGCTGCATCGGATCACCGACCTTCCCCGCGGTGTTTTGGAACAGTGTGAATCGCTTGAACAACTGCGTTGGCTCGAGAACGGATTCAAGGTTAAAGTGGCAGAGACGCTTTCGGAAAGCCTTGCGATCGATACGCCGCAAGACCTCGAAGCGGCGCGGGCGTTTATGGTCCGGAATGGCGGCTTGTAA
- the rho gene encoding transcription termination factor Rho: protein MYDKDALQGKTLAELREIGRQFGIKAQMRKQELADKILELSARQQPAVSQPSSDAELSFESTGVKTVRPVGRPKKQTAPPAEEQTAVRIGRVVQGEPYRKQRGRRPKDNRDGAEQRDPEISATTVETEVARPSTREMRGDSQEGMKRHRRDRITVNKAMKNVAGETDPEAILIQEGGTDFTDIPELPIAETPSAEFRLQQEAPVAVKEESAVKEVKQPHIRRDAKDDFLGDVEGEGVLEVMPDGYGFLRSTDYNYLNSPDDIYVSPSQIKLFGLKVGDTVQGMIRPPKEGEKYFPLVKVNRINGLSPDEVRDRVQFEFMTPLFPSEKFNLTGNGHNNLSSRVIDLFAPIGKGQRGLIVAQPKTGKTMLLQSIANAIADNHPEAYLIVLLIDERPEEVTEMARHVKAEVVASTFDEQATRHVKVAEMVLEKAKRMVECGHDVVILLDSITRLARAYNTVQPASGKVLSGGVDANALHKPKRFFGAARNTEERGSLTIIATALIDTGSKMDEVIFEEFKGTGNMELQLDRQLANRRVYPAVNIVASGTRREDLLLSKEVMQKIWVLRRYLSDMNPTEAMEVIKKHMESTRSNEELLVTMNQ, encoded by the coding sequence ATGTACGATAAAGATGCCCTTCAGGGTAAGACGCTTGCCGAATTGCGCGAGATCGGACGTCAGTTCGGGATCAAGGCGCAGATGCGCAAGCAAGAATTGGCAGACAAGATACTCGAACTATCCGCCCGCCAGCAACCGGCCGTTTCTCAACCCTCATCCGATGCCGAATTGTCGTTCGAATCGACAGGTGTGAAAACAGTCCGGCCGGTCGGAAGACCCAAAAAACAGACTGCTCCTCCCGCTGAAGAGCAAACTGCGGTGAGGATAGGCCGCGTTGTGCAGGGTGAACCCTACCGCAAACAGCGCGGACGGCGTCCTAAGGATAACCGGGACGGTGCGGAACAGCGAGATCCGGAAATTTCAGCAACGACGGTTGAAACTGAAGTCGCCCGTCCGAGTACGCGTGAAATGCGAGGGGACTCGCAGGAGGGCATGAAACGTCACCGGCGGGACAGGATTACCGTTAACAAGGCGATGAAAAACGTTGCCGGGGAGACTGATCCCGAAGCCATATTGATACAGGAGGGAGGGACTGATTTTACGGATATACCCGAATTGCCCATCGCAGAGACGCCGTCGGCCGAATTCCGGCTCCAACAGGAGGCTCCTGTTGCCGTGAAAGAAGAGTCTGCTGTCAAAGAGGTTAAACAGCCGCATATCCGGCGCGATGCCAAAGACGATTTCCTGGGCGATGTCGAAGGCGAAGGCGTGTTGGAAGTCATGCCTGACGGATATGGATTCCTGCGTTCTACCGATTATAACTACCTGAATTCACCGGATGATATTTATGTTTCCCCATCGCAGATCAAACTGTTCGGACTGAAAGTCGGCGATACCGTACAGGGAATGATCCGTCCCCCGAAAGAGGGTGAAAAGTATTTTCCGCTTGTCAAGGTGAACCGGATCAACGGACTGAGTCCTGATGAAGTGCGTGACCGTGTGCAGTTCGAGTTCATGACCCCGTTGTTTCCTTCGGAGAAATTCAATCTGACCGGCAATGGGCATAATAACCTTTCATCGCGTGTAATCGACCTTTTCGCACCGATAGGCAAGGGACAGCGCGGCCTGATCGTGGCACAACCCAAAACAGGTAAGACGATGCTGTTGCAGTCGATCGCCAATGCGATTGCCGATAACCACCCCGAAGCGTATCTGATCGTACTGCTGATCGACGAACGCCCCGAGGAGGTGACCGAAATGGCGCGCCACGTGAAGGCGGAGGTGGTCGCCTCGACATTCGACGAGCAGGCGACGCGTCATGTGAAGGTGGCCGAAATGGTACTCGAAAAGGCGAAACGTATGGTCGAATGCGGCCATGACGTAGTGATTCTGCTCGATTCGATCACCCGCCTGGCCCGGGCTTACAATACCGTTCAGCCCGCTTCGGGCAAGGTACTTTCCGGCGGTGTGGATGCGAATGCGCTGCACAAGCCCAAGCGCTTTTTCGGCGCTGCCCGCAATACCGAGGAACGCGGCTCGCTGACGATTATCGCTACGGCGCTGATCGACACCGGATCGAAGATGGACGAGGTGATTTTCGAAGAATTTAAAGGTACCGGTAACATGGAATTGCAGCTTGACCGCCAGTTGGCAAACCGGCGCGTTTACCCTGCTGTCAATATCGTGGCATCGGGTACGCGCCGCGAGGACCTGTTGCTGAGCAAGGAGGTGATGCAAAAGATCTGGGTATTGCGCCGCTACCTGTCGGATATGAATCCGACCGAAGCGATGGAAGTAATCAAAAAGCATATGGAATCGACCCGTTCGAACGAGGAACTGTTGGTTACGATGAACCAATAA
- a CDS encoding serine hydrolase domain-containing protein translates to MKSGLIAIFLLLGTVLSTRSGELPRREEERMDSMIRRELSARAFPGAAFLCGTADQTLYTHNYGDLDYTHTVPVTDSTLYDVASCTKVLSTTFVLMRLYDQKKISLERTVGEFLPRFAGTPLTTLTIQELLTHTSGLKPTVVYPDLIKPAHGGKLFNGHRNEQYPYLVDQNLYMVRNVVQDSVYLSGVPRPGYRQIADSLWVNPSVDTIMARKIIRSYDPGRRGRYLYNDTNMYLLRLIAERITGRTLEESTAELFAELGCTDTGYRPLEWTSRERIAPTENDKLLRRGPIQGFVHDELAAVSGGAGGNAGLFSTASDIARFCQMILNNGSYNGRQIITPATIDTFTSSPLSAKGIYRGLGFDKRGTASAFGGPDCCGHTGFTGTIFGIDRSKKLFMVFLSNSIHPTRTNKRLSASQLRLNLWKTLQAAYP, encoded by the coding sequence ATGAAATCCGGATTGATCGCCATATTTCTCTTGCTGGGTACGGTGTTGTCAACACGAAGCGGCGAATTGCCCCGTAGAGAGGAGGAGCGGATGGATTCAATGATCCGACGGGAGCTCTCTGCCCGCGCATTTCCCGGTGCAGCGTTTCTGTGCGGTACCGCAGACCAGACTCTTTACACCCATAATTACGGCGACCTCGATTATACTCACACGGTTCCGGTAACGGACAGTACGCTTTACGACGTAGCCTCGTGTACGAAAGTACTCTCGACCACTTTCGTTCTGATGCGCCTTTACGACCAAAAAAAAATAAGCCTGGAGCGAACCGTAGGGGAGTTCCTGCCCCGATTTGCAGGGACACCTCTCACAACGCTCACCATACAGGAACTGCTGACGCACACATCGGGATTAAAACCGACCGTCGTTTATCCCGATCTGATCAAACCGGCCCACGGCGGGAAACTGTTCAACGGCCACCGTAACGAACAATATCCTTATCTGGTAGATCAAAATCTTTACATGGTGCGTAATGTCGTTCAGGATTCCGTCTATCTCTCCGGAGTTCCCCGGCCCGGTTACCGGCAGATCGCAGATTCGCTGTGGGTCAATCCGTCCGTCGATACGATCATGGCCCGCAAGATTATCCGCAGCTACGACCCCGGCCGGCGTGGACGCTACCTCTACAACGACACGAACATGTACCTGCTCCGGCTAATCGCCGAACGAATTACCGGTCGCACACTCGAAGAATCGACCGCCGAACTGTTTGCAGAACTGGGGTGTACCGACACAGGATACCGGCCGCTCGAATGGACCTCGCGAGAGCGTATTGCACCGACCGAAAACGATAAACTACTGAGGCGGGGACCAATCCAAGGCTTCGTGCACGACGAGCTCGCCGCAGTTTCCGGCGGGGCAGGGGGGAATGCCGGCCTGTTCTCGACGGCATCCGATATCGCCCGCTTCTGCCAAATGATTCTCAATAACGGTTCCTATAACGGACGGCAGATCATCACTCCGGCCACGATCGATACCTTTACGTCATCCCCGCTGTCGGCCAAAGGTATCTATCGAGGATTGGGCTTCGACAAGCGTGGAACGGCAAGCGCATTCGGCGGTCCGGATTGTTGCGGCCACACCGGATTTACCGGAACGATCTTTGGGATCGACCGCAGCAAGAAACTGTTCATGGTTTTCCTTTCAAACAGTATTCATCCGACACGCACGAACAAACGCCTCTCGGCATCGCAGTTGCGCCTGAACCTTTGGAAAACCCTGCAAGCAGCCTATCCATAA
- a CDS encoding glycoside hydrolase family 20 protein: MINSFRFLAILTFVILHAVPGHGQQLIPQPSELAYAEGRFTITPETVIVPHESDDLAGYLNDHIERVCGFRLQTVPHTPETNYISLRRGGHLGNEAYTLSIEPEHIIIRGGDRGGVFYGLQTLFQLLPPEVYGQSVASAPQPLTLDAVSVKDSPRYAYRGAMLDVSRTFFDKQAVMQYLDWMSRHKLNKFHWHLTDDNGWRIEIKKYPELTAKGAWRGPGEVLPPSYGSGQRRYGGYYSQDDIREIVRYAAFRNIEVIPEINLPGHALALTASYPETFCRTTDDPDPNGNGVTGNVLCAAREENFEMIRDIIHEVAELFPSHYLHLGSDEVSTRYWKKCPHCQALMKKQGMKSPQEIFSYFVLRLEKIAHEEGKRCMFWDEASATNGLSAGTVISGWHDLKACTETVDRGLPVIVMPASYCYIDMKQNAFDRGHTWAWLVDTRRVYALDPASVTASAEKSKLVRGVEGALWAELLDHPDRIAEYQAYPRLCALAEVGWSRPEVRDWNDFYVRLTGTHLARLDAMGIGFHLFAPEIKYDHGVISAASLPHATIRYTADDTDPTAGSPRYTAPIRDTLPERYRFRAFYGNAHSPVVPPAATFDTVLHASSRRTLTFPLSRYTDRNGIWYLTVTPGDPETVINRLDVTGPDTTYAIIRNGQKANPFSPLRLYIDNRNKSADLILTISNNSSAANPVSFSFRPSPCIEPKTTITSSLPFSSRFPSQRLTDYNLTSYSRSSRACKKGDYIQYTFAEPVSCRAIVIQTGIPNVTRYIVTQGTVAYSTDGTHFTDCGPLDDSGSATFCPEQPVKAVRINILGDNGEAIVALQDLHILPKLEPLPQNTSR, from the coding sequence ATGATAAATTCTTTCCGTTTTCTGGCCATCCTGACGTTTGTGATCCTGCATGCTGTCCCCGGACACGGGCAGCAATTGATCCCGCAGCCCTCGGAACTGGCCTATGCGGAAGGGCGTTTTACCATTACGCCGGAAACGGTGATCGTCCCGCACGAGTCGGACGACCTGGCCGGGTATCTGAACGATCACATCGAAAGAGTTTGCGGTTTCCGGCTCCAAACCGTACCGCATACGCCGGAAACCAATTACATCTCGCTGCGCCGGGGAGGGCATTTGGGAAACGAGGCTTACACGCTCTCGATCGAACCGGAACATATCATCATCCGGGGCGGAGACCGCGGCGGAGTATTTTACGGATTGCAAACCCTTTTTCAACTGCTGCCTCCGGAAGTGTACGGCCAATCGGTCGCCTCGGCTCCGCAACCACTGACACTGGATGCCGTATCGGTCAAAGACAGTCCTCGGTACGCTTACCGGGGAGCCATGCTCGACGTATCGCGCACCTTTTTCGACAAGCAGGCCGTCATGCAATACCTCGATTGGATGAGCCGTCACAAGCTCAACAAATTCCACTGGCACCTGACCGACGACAACGGCTGGCGTATCGAGATCAAGAAATATCCCGAACTGACTGCCAAAGGAGCTTGGCGCGGACCGGGAGAGGTGCTACCTCCCTCATACGGCTCGGGACAACGGCGCTACGGAGGCTACTACTCGCAGGACGATATCCGTGAAATCGTCCGTTACGCGGCATTCCGCAACATCGAGGTAATTCCGGAGATCAACCTTCCGGGCCACGCCCTCGCCCTGACAGCCTCCTACCCGGAGACCTTCTGCCGGACGACGGACGATCCGGATCCGAATGGGAACGGAGTAACGGGCAATGTGCTTTGCGCCGCCCGCGAAGAGAATTTCGAAATGATCCGCGACATCATTCACGAAGTGGCCGAACTCTTTCCGTCGCACTACCTGCACCTGGGCAGTGACGAAGTCAGCACACGCTACTGGAAAAAATGCCCGCACTGCCAAGCGTTGATGAAAAAACAGGGTATGAAATCCCCTCAAGAGATATTCAGTTATTTCGTCCTGCGCCTGGAAAAAATCGCTCATGAAGAGGGTAAACGGTGTATGTTCTGGGACGAAGCATCGGCAACGAACGGATTATCCGCCGGCACGGTAATTTCGGGCTGGCACGATTTGAAAGCCTGTACCGAGACGGTAGACAGGGGACTACCCGTCATCGTGATGCCCGCATCTTACTGCTACATAGACATGAAGCAAAATGCATTCGACCGCGGACACACATGGGCATGGCTTGTCGACACGCGGCGGGTCTATGCATTGGATCCTGCATCCGTCACCGCTTCCGCCGAAAAAAGCAAACTCGTCCGGGGAGTAGAGGGCGCACTGTGGGCGGAGTTGCTCGACCATCCGGACCGTATTGCCGAATACCAGGCCTATCCTCGCCTGTGTGCATTGGCCGAGGTGGGATGGAGCCGACCGGAGGTACGGGATTGGAACGATTTTTATGTCCGCCTGACCGGCACTCATTTGGCCCGGCTTGACGCCATGGGCATCGGCTTCCATTTGTTCGCACCGGAAATCAAATACGATCACGGTGTTATCTCTGCCGCCTCGTTGCCGCACGCCACGATCCGTTATACCGCCGACGACACCGATCCGACCGCCGGTTCTCCACGCTACACGGCTCCGATCCGGGACACGCTGCCCGAACGCTACCGGTTCCGGGCATTCTACGGCAACGCACACAGCCCGGTTGTACCGCCTGCCGCCACTTTCGATACAGTGCTGCATGCCAGCAGCCGGCGTACGCTGACCTTCCCGCTGAGTCGCTATACAGACCGAAACGGCATTTGGTACCTGACCGTTACGCCCGGCGACCCGGAAACCGTCATCAACCGGCTCGATGTAACGGGACCGGACACCACGTATGCCATCATCCGTAACGGACAAAAGGCCAACCCGTTCTCTCCGTTGCGCCTGTATATAGACAACCGCAACAAGTCGGCAGACCTTATCCTGACGATATCGAATAACAGCTCTGCGGCCAATCCGGTTTCGTTCAGTTTCCGGCCGTCGCCCTGTATCGAACCGAAAACCACCATTACTTCGTCGCTGCCGTTCTCCTCACGATTTCCCTCGCAGCGACTCACCGATTACAACCTGACCAGTTACAGCCGCAGTTCAAGGGCGTGCAAAAAAGGCGATTACATACAATACACCTTCGCCGAGCCGGTCTCGTGCCGGGCTATCGTCATCCAGACCGGTATTCCCAACGTCACGCGTTACATCGTCACGCAGGGCACGGTAGCATATTCGACCGACGGAACGCATTTCACCGACTGTGGCCCGCTCGACGACAGCGGCAGTGCAACGTTTTGCCCCGAACAACCTGTTAAAGCCGTCCGGATCAACATTCTGGGCGACAACGGAGAAGCGATCGTCGCCCTGCAGGATTTGCACATTCTGCCTAAATTGGAACCGCTACCACAAAATACGTCCCGATGA
- a CDS encoding exo-beta-N-acetylmuramidase NamZ family protein produces MLHNTPYKYLLCGLLLAACTADAFAAPKPSRDHETGEYPGTRRSSVTFGEEPATSFKSNVPATPCSSDVIVGAGQTERYLPLLAGRNVGLLTNHTGLVGHTHLVDTLLARGVAIRRIFAPEHGFRGEADAGESVASYRDQKTGIEVVSLYGANKRPKPEQLNGIDVIVFDIQDVGLRFYTYLSSMHYMMEACAENGVDFLVLDRPNPNGFYVDGPILDPKNRSFVGMHPIPIVHGMTLGELARMINGEKWLRNGGQCALKVIPCLNYTHQTRYTLPVKPSPNLPNMRAIYLYGSLCYFEGTPLSVGRGTDAPFQIYGHPKLQSSYSFTPQSNPGAKNPPLRGVLCHGEDLRREPPDSILWKNGINLAYLIESYRQIGGGESFFLPIFDKLTGVNYIREMIVAGAGADEIKSRWKGDVERFLVQRKPYLLYEE; encoded by the coding sequence ATGTTGCACAATACACCATATAAATACCTGCTGTGCGGGTTGCTGCTCGCGGCCTGCACAGCGGATGCATTCGCCGCGCCCAAACCTTCCCGGGACCACGAAACGGGCGAATATCCCGGCACCCGCCGTTCTTCCGTAACGTTCGGGGAAGAACCGGCAACTAGTTTTAAATCCAATGTCCCCGCCACACCCTGTTCATCGGATGTCATCGTAGGCGCCGGGCAGACGGAGCGTTACCTTCCCCTGCTCGCAGGACGCAATGTGGGGCTCCTGACCAACCACACCGGGCTAGTAGGACATACACATTTAGTCGATACGCTGCTCGCGCGCGGCGTGGCGATCCGCCGGATTTTCGCTCCCGAACACGGTTTCCGCGGCGAAGCGGATGCGGGTGAGAGCGTCGCGAGCTACCGGGACCAAAAGACAGGAATCGAAGTCGTCTCGCTCTACGGTGCCAACAAGCGGCCGAAACCGGAACAATTGAACGGGATCGACGTGATCGTATTCGACATTCAGGACGTAGGTTTACGTTTTTACACCTACCTTTCCTCGATGCACTACATGATGGAGGCATGCGCTGAAAACGGTGTCGACTTCCTGGTCCTCGACCGTCCCAATCCCAACGGTTTCTATGTAGACGGGCCGATTTTAGATCCGAAAAACCGTTCGTTCGTCGGCATGCATCCCATCCCGATCGTACACGGCATGACCCTCGGGGAACTGGCCCGGATGATCAACGGCGAAAAATGGCTCCGAAACGGGGGACAATGTGCATTGAAGGTAATTCCATGTCTGAATTATACGCACCAAACCCGATACACACTGCCTGTGAAACCGTCGCCGAATCTTCCCAACATGCGGGCGATCTACCTCTACGGGTCGCTGTGTTATTTCGAGGGCACGCCTCTCAGCGTAGGCCGGGGTACCGATGCCCCGTTTCAGATTTACGGACATCCGAAACTCCAAAGCAGCTACTCGTTCACACCGCAGAGTAATCCGGGTGCGAAAAATCCGCCGCTACGGGGCGTGTTATGCCACGGCGAAGACCTGCGCCGGGAGCCACCGGACAGCATACTTTGGAAAAACGGAATCAATCTCGCGTACCTGATCGAAAGTTACCGACAAATCGGAGGAGGCGAGAGTTTCTTCCTGCCGATATTCGACAAGCTGACCGGTGTCAATTACATCCGCGAAATGATCGTCGCGGGAGCCGGAGCCGACGAAATCAAAAGCCGCTGGAAAGGGGATGTAGAACGCTTCCTTGTCCAGCGCAAACCTTACCTGTTGTATGAAGAGTAA
- the glmS gene encoding glutamine--fructose-6-phosphate transaminase (isomerizing), with protein MCGIVGYLGDRPAYPMLIQGLRRLEYRGYDSAGVALVHENGTLDVFKSKGKVADLERATQGQDVSGTIGIAHTRWATHGEPNDANAHPHYSQSKTLAIIHNGIIENYNVLREMLRNHDYTFQSDTDTEVLVQLIEYIKQTNHCDLCTAVQLALHEVVGAYAIAVIEKENPDLIVAARKSSPLVIGIRGNERFLASDATPIIEHTKEVVYLNDEEVAVIRRNEPLQVVSLDNVVKPLHIKMLEMNISQLEKGGFPHFMLKEIYEQPRTIIDCIRGRINPEGTDVILSGVRDHQDKFLKAGRIIIVACGTSWHAGLIGEHLIEELCRIPVEVEYASEFRYRNPVIRPNDIVITLSQSGETADTLAAVELARNSGAFIYGICNVIGSSIARATDSGSYIHVGPEIGVASTKAFTGQVTVLIMLALSVAKLKKSISPELYTTMLHDLQQIPQLMERVLKLDTEICDLAKIFTYAHNFIYLGRGYNYPVALEGALKLKEISYIHAEGYPAAEMKHGPIALIDSEMPVVAIATADSVYEKTISNIQEIKARRGKVIAIVTEGNEDVRKMVDYVIEIPRVDERLIPLVVSLPLQMLAYHIAVNKNRDVDRPRNLAKSVTVE; from the coding sequence ATGTGCGGAATTGTAGGTTACCTCGGTGACCGGCCGGCCTATCCGATGCTGATCCAAGGTCTGCGCCGATTGGAATACCGGGGATATGACAGTGCGGGCGTCGCGCTGGTACACGAAAACGGAACGCTGGATGTATTCAAATCCAAAGGCAAAGTCGCCGACCTAGAGCGCGCCACCCAAGGCCAAGACGTTTCGGGCACCATCGGGATCGCGCACACCCGCTGGGCCACGCATGGCGAACCAAACGACGCAAATGCGCACCCGCACTATTCGCAATCGAAAACCCTCGCTATTATCCACAACGGCATTATCGAGAACTACAACGTACTGCGCGAAATGTTGCGCAACCACGACTACACCTTCCAGAGCGACACCGATACAGAAGTACTGGTACAACTGATCGAGTACATCAAGCAGACTAACCATTGCGATCTCTGCACGGCGGTGCAACTGGCCTTGCACGAAGTGGTCGGCGCCTATGCGATCGCAGTTATAGAGAAAGAGAATCCAGACCTGATCGTGGCAGCGCGCAAAAGCAGCCCGCTGGTGATCGGCATCCGGGGCAACGAGCGTTTTCTCGCTTCGGACGCCACGCCGATTATCGAACATACCAAAGAGGTAGTGTATCTCAATGACGAAGAGGTGGCCGTCATCCGGCGAAACGAACCGCTCCAGGTCGTATCGCTCGATAACGTGGTGAAGCCCCTGCACATCAAGATGCTGGAGATGAATATCAGCCAACTCGAAAAAGGAGGTTTCCCGCACTTCATGCTCAAAGAGATTTACGAACAGCCCCGCACGATCATCGACTGTATCCGCGGCCGGATCAACCCCGAAGGCACCGACGTTATCCTTTCCGGCGTACGCGACCACCAAGACAAGTTTCTCAAAGCCGGACGCATCATCATCGTCGCGTGCGGCACGTCGTGGCACGCAGGCCTGATCGGGGAGCACCTGATCGAAGAGTTATGCCGCATTCCCGTCGAAGTGGAATACGCCTCGGAGTTCCGCTACCGCAATCCGGTCATACGCCCCAACGACATCGTAATTACCCTGTCGCAGTCCGGCGAAACCGCCGACACACTGGCCGCTGTCGAATTGGCCCGCAACAGCGGCGCATTCATATACGGTATCTGCAACGTCATCGGTTCATCGATCGCCCGGGCGACGGATTCAGGCTCTTACATCCACGTAGGTCCCGAAATCGGCGTGGCTTCGACCAAAGCCTTTACGGGCCAGGTAACCGTCCTGATCATGCTCGCGCTGAGTGTCGCCAAACTGAAAAAAAGCATTTCGCCGGAATTATATACCACCATGCTGCACGACCTGCAACAAATACCGCAGTTGATGGAACGGGTTCTGAAACTGGATACCGAAATCTGCGACCTGGCGAAAATTTTCACCTATGCGCATAATTTCATCTACCTGGGCCGCGGTTACAATTACCCGGTCGCGTTGGAAGGCGCACTGAAGCTCAAGGAGATTTCCTACATCCATGCCGAAGGTTATCCGGCCGCCGAGATGAAACACGGACCGATCGCACTGATCGACAGCGAAATGCCCGTAGTAGCGATTGCCACCGCCGACAGCGTGTACGAAAAGACTATCAGCAACATTCAGGAGATCAAAGCGCGCCGGGGCAAGGTAATCGCCATCGTTACCGAAGGCAATGAAGACGTGCGCAAGATGGTGGACTACGTCATCGAAATTCCCCGGGTCGACGAACGGCTGATTCCGTTGGTCGTCTCGCTACCGTTGCAAATGCTGGCCTATCACATCGCCGTGAACAAAAATCGCGACGTGGACCGGCCACGCAACCTCGCCAAATCCGTAACCGTCGAATAA